The Pirellulales bacterium genome includes the window GTGCGTGCTGTTTTCCACACATATAATGCGCGAGGCGGAAAAACTCTGCGACCGGGTCGCCATTGTCCACCGCGGGCATGTCCTGACGGCCGGCACGCTGGAAGCCGTGCGCGAGATTCACGAAGAGCACGATTTGGAAGAGCTGTTCTTCCGCCTGATCTCCACGCACGACTCGACCCATCCGCACCTGGTTGCCAAATAAACACTCAGCCGGGCCGCGCCCCATGAACTGGAAAAACGTCAAAGTCATATTTCTCCGCGAGGTGCGTGATCAGCTGCGCGACCGGCGCACGCTGTTCATGATCGCGGTGCTGCCGGTCGTGCTCTACCCGCTGTTGGGCATGAGCATGGTGCAGGTCACGCAGTTCGTACGCGAACAGACGACCAGAATCCTGGTGGTGGGCGCCTCGCGATTGCCGGAAACGCCGGCACTTTTTGAGGATGGGCATATCGCGGAACGTTGGTTCAAGGTGCCTGACAATTTTCAGGATAGCAGTCTCGACGCGACCGAACGTCGCAACGCTGTCCGCCCTGCGAATAGCCATGTCCTGGAAGTCGAGTTCCTGCCCGATGACCAAATCAGCGGCGACCATCGCGAACAGATCGCCGGTTGGCGCGAAGCCATCGAAGAGGGGACTTACGATGCGGTCTTGTACGTCCCTGAGCAATTCGCGCAACGCGTGGTTGAATTGCAGAATGCCATGAGCCGTGCCAGACCGGTCGATGTCGAGTCGATCGCCATCGTCCGCATACCGCCACCGGAAATCTACTACAGCACGGCCACGGAAAAATCGCAGGTCACGCAAGATCGGCTGGAACGTGTCTTGGTCCGCTGGGGGGTCGAAATCGGCCGCGAGAATCTCTCGGCAGGCCATCTGCCAGATAATGCGGCCATGCCCTTCATGCCCAAGGATAGCGATCTGGCGGATAAGGGGCATCGTGACGCCGCACTGTGGTCTAAGATTCTGCCGTTTTTGCTCCTCATTTGGGCATTGACCGGAGCGTTTTATCCGGCCGTCGATCTTTGCGCCGGTGAAAAGGAACGCGGCACGCTAGAAACGTTGCTCAGTAGCCCGGCCGAACGCATCGAGATCGTGTGGGGCAAGCTGCTGACGGTCATGCTCTTCAGCATGGTTACCGCCATGTTGAATCTGTTCAGCATGGGGATGACGGGAACTGCACTTTTGAGTCAGCTTCCGCGGTTTGGTCCGCCGCCACCGCTGGCCCCGCTTTGGCTGGCGATCGCCCTTGTGCCTGTCTCCGCTCTGTTCAGTGCATTGTGTATGGCACTGGCTTCGTTCGCCCGCAGCAGCAAGGAGGGGCAGTATTACCTGATGCCCTTGGTGCTGGTGACGTTGCCGCTGGTCGTGCTCCCCATGTCGCCAGGCGTGGAATTGAACCTGGGCAATAGCTTGATTCCCGTGACGGGCGTGGTGTTGTTGTTGCGCGCGATGCTGGAAGGTAACTAC containing:
- a CDS encoding ABC transporter permease subunit/CPBP intramembrane protease, translated to MNWKNVKVIFLREVRDQLRDRRTLFMIAVLPVVLYPLLGMSMVQVTQFVREQTTRILVVGASRLPETPALFEDGHIAERWFKVPDNFQDSSLDATERRNAVRPANSHVLEVEFLPDDQISGDHREQIAGWREAIEEGTYDAVLYVPEQFAQRVVELQNAMSRARPVDVESIAIVRIPPPEIYYSTATEKSQVTQDRLERVLVRWGVEIGRENLSAGHLPDNAAMPFMPKDSDLADKGHRDAALWSKILPFLLLIWALTGAFYPAVDLCAGEKERGTLETLLSSPAERIEIVWGKLLTVMLFSMVTAMLNLFSMGMTGTALLSQLPRFGPPPPLAPLWLAIALVPVSALFSALCMALASFARSSKEGQYYLMPLVLVTLPLVVLPMSPGVELNLGNSLIPVTGVVLLLRAMLEGNYAQALTYGPPVLMATLACCLLAIRWAVDQFNSESVLFRESERLDLRLWLRQLLRDREDTPTVAGAIFCGVLILMVHFFMSFAAPEVHSFGDLARIALVTQLVVVATPALLMTIMLARNARQTLLLRWPGATAIPAAILLAVAAFPAVGWFNLVVQRLYPINSQLKEALSGLFQEPPEFWKMLIVIAIVPAICEELAFRGFILSGLRHMGHKWRAIIVASLFFAITHSIFQQSIGAFVLGLIIGYVAVQTGSILPGMLFHMTHNSLVVASMFLTAEALERYPLLSHIIRKSPDGEGYLCNGPTVAITGLIAIGLLVWFRRLPYPKSAEEQLEDAIKHHAGHAPYAGS